GTAGTAGGATTTGTTGGTATCTTTTCAGATTTGTTTCAAGGACAAGCACCTAAAGATGTTTCAGGTCCTGTTGGTGTTTTCGCAATCACATCAGAGGTTGCAAAAACTGGAGTATTATCTTTGATTAATCTTGTTGGTATCATTTCAGTTAATCTTGCTATTCTAAACATTATTCCTTTTCCAGCACTTGACGGAGGAAGATTGTTGTTCATAGTGATTGAAGCTGTCTTTGGAAAAAAAGTTGCCCCAAAGGTTGAGGGGGTTATTCATAGTATCGGTATGATAATTTTATTATTAGCTATACTTGCTATAACAATAAAAGATATAAGAGGTTTGATATCTGCTGGGTCAATTTCAGGATTTCTAAATAATATGATCAAGTGATACAATAACCTCATATGTTGCAAAGTCAGTTGTTTCCGAAAACAAAAAAAGAAGCTCCAAAAGACGCTGAGAGTGTCAATCATAAACTTCTTGTTAGAGCAGGATTTATTGATCAGTTGATGGCGGGTAGCTGGACCTTAATGCCTTTGGGTTGGAAAGTGGTAAGTAAAATAAACCAAATAATCAGGGAGGAAATGAACGCAGTTGGTGGACAGGAGATGTTGATGCCACTTCTTCACCCTAAAAACATATGGGGGGAGACAGGAAGATGGGATAAGGCTGATGAGATAATGTATAAATTAAAAGACTCTCATGATAAAGAGTACGTCTTATCCTTTACTCACGAGGAAATTGTCATGGATTTGTTAAGAAAAAATATTAACAGCTATAAAGATTTACCTATTTCTGTCTATCATTTTTCAACGAAGTTCAGGAACGAACTTAGGGCTAAAAATGGAATACTTAGAGGTCGTGAGTTTATGATGAAAGATTTGTACTCAGCTCATTCTACTGAAGAGGATTTAATGAAGTATTACGAGCAAGTAAAAGAAGCATATATTAAAATATTTAAGAGATTAGGATTTAATTTTAAGGTTGCTAGGGCTTCAGGGGGAGTCTTTACCGATAAATTTACTCACGAATTTCAGGTGTTGTCTGACGCTGGTGAAGATACAATCTATTGGAAAGAAGGAGATAGGGAAGCAGGTGGTGACGCTGAAGCGATAAACGAGGAAGTCTTGGAAGGTAAAAAAGAAGACTATATTTCTGCAAAATCAATTGAGGTTGGAAACATATTTCCGCTTGGAACATGGTATGCAGAAAAAATGAATATGAATTTTACAGACGAGGACGGAAGTAAGAAACCTGTTTGGTTTGGAAGCTATGGTATAGGTCCAACAAGGGTAATGGGAACTTGGGTTGAGGTGTCACATGATGATAAGGGAATAATTTGGAGTAAGGAGATTTCACCATTTGATGTTCACTTGGTTGGATTAGGTGGAAAAGGAAAAGATTTGTATGACAAATTAAAAGAAAAAGGTGTGGATGTGTTATTTGATGACAGGGATATCCTAGCTGGGCAAAAGTTTGCAGATGCTGATTTAATTGGTATACCAGTTAGGTTAGTTGTTTCCGAGAAAACTGGGGAAAAAATAGAATTTAAGGAGAGATCATCTGATAAAGTTGAACTTCTTAATTTTGATGAGGTTATCCAAAAAATAAAATAACTATGGAGGATTGTGTTTTTTGTAAAATTGTAAAAGGAGAACTTCCCTCAACTATTGAATATGAAGACGATGAAATAGTTGCTTTTCGAAATATTAATCCAATTGCTCCTGTTCATATCTTAATAATTCCAAAAAAACATATTCTAAATCTTAGTGCCATTGGCGAAGAGGATATTGAATTGTTGGGTAGTATGCTTGTTGTTTCAAATAAATTAGCTAAGAAGTTAGACATAATAAATGCCTTTAGAATTGGGGTGGCGAACGGGGAGTACGCTGGTCAAACAGTATTCCATATGCATTTCCATCTAACGGGAGGGTGGAAAACAAAGTATAATAGGGATGAAGATAAAGCGTAGATATGATTACATCTAATATAATGAAATTGGTGGGTGATGCTATGAAAGCACGAGACAGTGTTCGTGTTTCTGTCCTTCGTATGCTTTCATCAGAGCTTAAAAACGCTAAAATCAACATACATGATCCAAATGCTACCGAACAACGAGAGTTGACTGAGGCTGAAGAGATTGCAGTAGTAAGACGAGAAGCTAAGAAAAGAAAAGAAGCAATTGAAATGTATGAAAAAGTAAATGCAATAGACAAGGTAGAAAGTGAAAAAGCAGAATTACTAATACTTCAAGAATTTTTACCAGCTGAGGTATCAGAAGAAGAGGTAAATAAGTTAATTAGCGAGTCTATAGATAATCTAAAGGCAACTAGTTTACAGGATATGGGGAAAGTAATAGCTGATGTAAAACTCAAAAACTCTGGAGTAGACGGATCAGTTGTTGCCAACCTCGTCCGCTCAAAACTTTCATGACGATAAGCATAGCTTGTCATGTATTTCATATATGATTAAAGTCAATATTTCAAAACAATCAAGCTACCCAATAAGTGGTGTAAAGGTAAGAAAGTTTTTGCAAAGTTTTTTTAAAAATCATGGAATAGTTTCAGATGCAGAAGTCTATGTTTCTTTTGTAGGTGAGGCAAAGATGTTATCTTTAGCAAAACGATATTACAAAGACAGCAAGCTCCACAATGTATTTTCATTTGTTGAGTCTGAAGTTTCTCACTTTAAAAATCCTAAAGAGGATGTAATGCAATTGGGCGAAATTGTTGTTTGTTTTCCTGTAGCCCTAAAGGAAGCTAAGTTTGAGGGGAAATTGATAGAAGAAAAAGTACTGGAATTAATTGGTCATTCTGGGTTACACTTACTCGGAATCCATCATGATTAAGTAACCGACGTTAAAAAAAGAATGACATACTACCTAAAATATAGACCTCAAACAATTTCTGACTTGGATATAATTTCTGTCCGTGAAGTAATTTCAAATATTGCAAAGTCAGGCAATATTTCTCACTCCTTTTTGTTTTCAGGTCCCAAGGGTACAGGCAAAACATCTGCGGCAAGGATTTTGGCAAAAGTAATTAACTGTGAACAATTAAGAAAGGATGGTGAGCCTTGTAATAAGTGTTATTCCTGTAAATCTGTTGCAAATGGAACAAATATTGATGTTATTGAGATGGATGCAGCTAGTAATAGGGGTATTGACGACATTAGGGTTTTAAGAGACATTGTGAAACTATCTCCTGCTAAATCTCGTGCAAAGGTGTATATCATTGATGAAGCCCATATGTTGACGACAGAGGCCTCGAATGCGCTGTTAAAGACATTAGAAGAGCCGCCAAGCCACGTATATTTCATTTTGGCTACCACTAACCCCGAAAAAATAATAAGTACCATTAAAAGCAGGACAGTACTTGTTAATTTTACAAAAGCCACAGCAGAAGAAACTAAAAGATCATTAAAAAGAATTGTGAAATTGGAGAAGATTAAGATAGAAAATGAAGATATAGACAAAATTATAAAAATTGCAAAGGGATCATTTAGAGATGCAGTTAAATTATTAGAGCAGTTTTCAAAAGATAAAAAGATTTTAGACAACCAAGATGTTTTTAATGCTGATATTTTTGTCGAAATTATACTAAGTAAGGAAATAGAAAAGGTGATCACGGATTTAAACAAGGCAATTGAGGCTGGTGTTGACATAAATGATATAACTACTGAAATTTTGCAAACACTCCAGAGGAAATTGGTTGAGGAAAAATCAGATGAGATAATTCAATTGATTGAACTACTTTTAGATGCACAAAGTTACAACAAGGTTACTCCAATTGAAGAATTGCCTCTTGAAATAGCTCTCATCAAGTGGTGTAAGATTTGAGTTATTATGGATGAGACAACTTGGGGAAAGATACTGTCTGAGATTAGGCCTGTTAGTATTTCTATTGAAGGATTATTGAGAAATTCAAAACCATTAGACTTTGATGGCAAGAAACTAAAAATAGAAGTTTCCTACAAGTTTCATAAGGATAAGTTGGAGGAAACTAAGAATAAAAAATTATTAGAGGACTGTATGGAAAAAATATTTCAAAACAGAGTTGTTGTTGAATGTTTAGTTATTAGCCAGCCAACTAAAGTAGGGTTGACGAATAGCCCAAATGAAAATATAATGACAGTAGCTGAAGAAATGTTTAGTTAGTTATTTTTAAAAAATATGTTTGATAAATTTAAACAATTAGGAGAGTTAAATAAAAT
This bacterium DNA region includes the following protein-coding sequences:
- the dnaX gene encoding DNA polymerase III subunit gamma/tau, with translation MTYYLKYRPQTISDLDIISVREVISNIAKSGNISHSFLFSGPKGTGKTSAARILAKVINCEQLRKDGEPCNKCYSCKSVANGTNIDVIEMDAASNRGIDDIRVLRDIVKLSPAKSRAKVYIIDEAHMLTTEASNALLKTLEEPPSHVYFILATTNPEKIISTIKSRTVLVNFTKATAEETKRSLKRIVKLEKIKIENEDIDKIIKIAKGSFRDAVKLLEQFSKDKKILDNQDVFNADIFVEIILSKEIEKVITDLNKAIEAGVDINDITTEILQTLQRKLVEEKSDEIIQLIELLLDAQSYNKVTPIEELPLEIALIKWCKI
- the ybeY gene encoding rRNA maturation RNase YbeY, translated to MIKVNISKQSSYPISGVKVRKFLQSFFKNHGIVSDAEVYVSFVGEAKMLSLAKRYYKDSKLHNVFSFVESEVSHFKNPKEDVMQLGEIVVCFPVALKEAKFEGKLIEEKVLELIGHSGLHLLGIHHD
- a CDS encoding His/Gly/Thr/Pro-type tRNA ligase C-terminal domain-containing protein, giving the protein MLQSQLFPKTKKEAPKDAESVNHKLLVRAGFIDQLMAGSWTLMPLGWKVVSKINQIIREEMNAVGGQEMLMPLLHPKNIWGETGRWDKADEIMYKLKDSHDKEYVLSFTHEEIVMDLLRKNINSYKDLPISVYHFSTKFRNELRAKNGILRGREFMMKDLYSAHSTEEDLMKYYEQVKEAYIKIFKRLGFNFKVARASGGVFTDKFTHEFQVLSDAGEDTIYWKEGDREAGGDAEAINEEVLEGKKEDYISAKSIEVGNIFPLGTWYAEKMNMNFTDEDGSKKPVWFGSYGIGPTRVMGTWVEVSHDDKGIIWSKEISPFDVHLVGLGGKGKDLYDKLKEKGVDVLFDDRDILAGQKFADADLIGIPVRLVVSEKTGEKIEFKERSSDKVELLNFDEVIQKIK
- a CDS encoding GatB/YqeY domain-containing protein: MITSNIMKLVGDAMKARDSVRVSVLRMLSSELKNAKINIHDPNATEQRELTEAEEIAVVRREAKKRKEAIEMYEKVNAIDKVESEKAELLILQEFLPAEVSEEEVNKLISESIDNLKATSLQDMGKVIADVKLKNSGVDGSVVANLVRSKLS
- a CDS encoding histidine triad nucleotide-binding protein → MEDCVFCKIVKGELPSTIEYEDDEIVAFRNINPIAPVHILIIPKKHILNLSAIGEEDIELLGSMLVVSNKLAKKLDIINAFRIGVANGEYAGQTVFHMHFHLTGGWKTKYNRDEDKA